The region AAGCAGGCTGGATGGAACTACAATTCCCATCAGCCGCCTCCGTCTGCTACCTGAACGGGAGTGACGGGGGTTGTAGTCCGCTCTGCGGAGGGGTGGCCCTGGGAGGCGCGAGGGGAGGGCGCGGCCGGGGCGTTGCGTCCTCAGGGTGACCTTCTGACTGATCCCCACAGCTACCACCTGGTCGGGATCAGCTTCTTTATCCTGGGCCTGGGCACTCTCCTTCCCTGGAACTTCTTCATTACGGCCATCCCGGTGAGACTCGCGGCTAGAGTGCCAGCCTCATGGCCACAAACACCATTGCCTTGGACCAGAGAAGTCCAGGCGCTTCGCTTCCCCACCACGCCGCCGTTGACTCCTCATTATGCCAATTTGTCTGCGCGTTTGTCCACTGAAGCCCTGAgcctcagagaggggaagtgccCCTCTTGCAGATAGGAAAGGCCAAGCTTTCAGGGATGCCCGGATCCTACAGGGGCAAGGCCACCAGCTCAGGGGCGAGCCTGTGGAACTAGTGAAGAGCTACCCACCCACCGCCCCTGTTTGTCATTATTCCCTGGCTAGTCACTCCTGGCCTAATCCACTCCAAAAGTGGATTATGGTTTGGTTTTCACTGAAATAGCATGAGTTGCATTCATTCAACCAAGAAACAGTTAATAAGGTGCATCTACTGTGAGCCAGGCCCTGTTCTTGGCACTGGGGCTACAGGAGGAAACATAACAGAGGAAGCCTCCATCCTCATGGAGATACTCCCTCAAGGGAAGGCAGAAATATGGGGTTTGTGTTCTCTCTAGGACTGATTATCCATATATATTCAATGCTACAACTTTCCAGATAACTCTTTAgtgtctggctctctgctggACCCTAGAGACCCAAATATGAATCAGACCCTGGTCTTGAGAGGGAGCTGGGTGCCAAAGAGCTATTAATAATTTAAGAAGGAACCTGCCACCCCAGGCTTGGAGCAAAGTCCTCCTAGGTCCCCAGGGGAGGGAGCAGTTCCTTCTGCTTTATAGAAGAGGTGATTTGTAACTTGGGAGAAGGATAGGTAAAGCACTGGTGTTTGGGGGCTAGGGGGGActgggaggaaaggggaaaggcaTTCCAGGTGGAGAGGACTGCCGTGCAAAGGCACCAAGGCAGGGGAACACCAGCCTGTTCAGGGACAGGACCAGAGCCTGGGGTACCTAGAGCTTACCGGGATGGAGCAGGAGATGCAACACAAAAGGGAGGTTCTGAGGGGCCCTCAGTGCTGTTCCAAAATCTTGGGACTTTACCCTGCAGGCAACAGGGAACTttgggcaggagggagaaggaagttaAGCAGGGGCTTACCAAACGTGTGTTCCAGAGAGAATGCAGTTAATTAGCACCTGGGCCAGGGCCTGGCTTACAGTTAGGCACTCAATAAATCCTCAGGAATCTGGAAGCTGCTGCAGGAGTAGAGGTAGAGACTGGAACCAGGGCACTGCAGAAGAAGGGTGATCGAAAGATGGAGCAAGGCCCAAGTTGGGGGTTCTTAGGGCTTGGGCTCTGTCCCAGACGTCAGCTGTTCAATTCAGGGAACATTCATTGAGCTCTgactgtgccaggtactgggatCAGTACCAGGACGGAGAGACAGTTACTGCAGACTTTAACTGAGCAATCCCAAGCatgggaggagacagagaggaaaggcTAGGGGGTTCCTCAGGGTAGGTTGGAGGGTGACCCCATACCCCCTCCCCTGGCATCCTGGCAGTACTTTCAGGGGCGGCTGGCAGGGGCCAATACCACCACCGGGGCCCTGGACACCAACCACACAGGCCTCGCAGACACCTTCAACTTCAACAACTGGGTGACACTACTGTCCCAGCTGCCTCTGCTGCTCTTCACACTCCTCAACTCCTTACTGTACCAGTGGTGAGAGGCCCCGgccctcgggctccccgcaggccaTCCCTCTGTGGTACCTTTACCCTGTGGTCCCTCCACCAGCCCTCtgtggtccccccacccccctttgcTAAGGAAGCTCCATCTGGGCCCAGGGAAGACCTCCCATCCTTCCTCCAATCTTTCTGCATGTCCCCCCACAACTCCCAGTGTCCAACCCTGGGCTCAATCTCTTGCCTACCTCCCCCTGCCTGGCCGGGGCCCAGCCGATGCCCACTCTGCTCCTACTTGTGAGCAGCATCCCTGAGATGGTGCGGATTCTGGGCAGCCTGCTGGTCATCCTGCTGCTCTTTGCCCTGACGGCGGCGTTGGTCAAGGTGGATATGAGCCCTGGGCCTTTCTTCTCCATCACCATGGCCTCTGTCTGGTTCATCAACTGTGAGcactgctgcccctccccctccccactcagtCCACCCAGGGCTTCAGCCCAGTCCCTTCTCTGTAACTGGAAGGGCCCAACATATTCAAGAAGGAAAgaccacagcagcagcagcactccCATCCCTGATGAGAAACTGAGGAGAAAAGTCACTTGTCCCAAACCCACAGTGACCTAAGATCAGGCCTCCTGACCCCTAGCCCCCCAAACCTATGGCTATACCTGAGAAGaaagaatggggtggggggtgttacACTAGGGTGCCCAGAGTCTCATGCCTGCCCAACCTAGTTGAGTTTCCCATGCACCATGCCAACACCTCCTCAAGGGAGCCTCTAAGGCCTGCCTAGTTGAGTGGCATCCCCCACTCTTCTCCCTCCACAGCCTTCTGTGCAGTTCTGCAGGGCAGTCTCTTCGGGCAGCTGGGCACCATGCCTTCCACCTACAGCACCCTCTTCCTCAGTGGCCAGGGCCTGGCTGGGATCTTCGCTGCTCTTGCCATGCTCATGTCCATGGCCAGTGAGTGGACTTGCATGGCTGGAGGGGTAGAGTGGCCTCTGGGATACTGGGGAGCAGAAAGTGTTCTAGGAGTGATATGCCTTGGGTTCTGGGTTCTTGGGTAGAGATGATGGTGAGCTGGGGGTTGGGCTTGGGAGTAAGGAGTGGGGCTCTTGGGTTCTACAGTGAGAGGATGATCAGGTGAGGATTGGATTAACTTGGGCCCAGGGGCAGGATTCCCAAGGCTGACACTGGTATCTGGCAGCAGCCTGGGGTTCAGGAAAGGGGGGACTAGTTTAAGATTCAGATAAACTGGGTTAGAATCCTAGTTGTACTGCTTCCCAGCCAGGGGGACTGGACAGGGCACTTCACCTGTGTCAGGTTCCCCACTGAAATGCCTCTTATAGCTCTGTCCTGAGATGGTAACAAAAATGAGAAGTGCTCAACAAAATGACAAGTAGGGAAGAGTGAGAGAAACAAATGCCTGGGCTAGGGTCCTGCAGAGGTTCCTGAGTTTGTCAGGGAGCATAGCGGCAGAGGCCAGGAAGTGAAATCTGAGAAGTACATGATGGGAAGTGGGACAAGAGTcattagcccccccccccccacagggagccagtaGGACCAGCCCCCCTCCACTCTGCAGCTAAAGTTTCTGCACAGGTGGCGTGGATGCCCAGACCTCCGCCCTGGGGTACTTCATCACACCCTGCGTGGGCATCTTCGTGTCCATCGTGTGTTACCTGAGCCTGCCCCACCTGGTGAGCCTGGTATTGGGCTCAAGGCCCCACTGCAGAGCATCTCAGATACAGCTCTGAGTCTGAGGCCCTGAgagaggccaggggagggggaggagaccTGATCCCCAAAGGAGTCAGCTACTGGGGACTCCAGCCTCTGAGACGACAGGGTGGAGAGGGATCCAGACACCTCAGCCAAGCCAGGCAGGGCCAACACTTTCCTTCTGCAGGAGTTTGCCCGCTACTACCTAGCCAAGAAACCATCGCAGGCACAAGGTCAGGAGCTGGAGACCAAAGCTGAGCTCCTCCAGTCTGGTGAGCTTGGGCCCCTGCTGGGGAGGTGGAAGACCCAGGGGAGGCTAAAGCTACCTCTACAGGAAAGCATTTTCCCTCTGTGGTACCTCCCCGTCTAGAGTCCTCACCCCTTGTGTGAGCAGACACAGAGGTCAGGAAGGGAATTCAGTGGAAGTAAAGTTACTCTTGCTGGCCTAGGGCTTCAGTTTTCCATTCCATAAAATGGGGAGACCAATGGGTAGAGCTCCAATTTGCTAGTTCCCAATCCAAATGCATTTGTTTGAATCCTGGCCTTGCAACATCCAAGCTggatgaccttaggcaagtcccttaacctctctgagcctgtttctttatttggaaAGCAGTAGCAATGACATAATCCATATAaggtgctgggatgcctgggtgtctcagcggttgagcacctgcctttggctcaggggatgatgttggaggcccaggatcaagccctacatcgggcttcctgcatggagcctgcttcttctcccccttcctatgtctctgcctctctctctgtgtctcctattaataaagatttttttatttaaaaaatccatgtaaGGTGCTTATCTCTGCCTGGCACATGTATGTGCTTCATAAGTAGTAGCTTAGCATATTTATATGGTTAATTCTCTTTGCCTACGTCCTGGGCTGGTGGAAAGTCATTTGTTTTAACTGCTGGGAATCGCCCTCCATGGAGCCTGGCTGTCACAGGCATGACCCTGtcctcccctctccaccccagaTGAGAAGAATGGTATTCCCAACAGCCCCCAGAAGGTAGCCCTGACTCTGGATCTTGATGCTGAGAAGGACCCAGAGCTGGAGCCAGAGGAGCCCCAGAAGCCAGAAAAACCTTCAGTTTTCATTGTCTTCCAAAAGGTTTGACTTGTATATGATCCCCAACCACCACTCCTGGGGAAGAGAGAGCTGCCTCTCTCCAGCCCTCTCTGAAGACCCTTAGAATGGAATGGAGCCTTAGTGCTCACCTGGTCCACTTCAAGGTGCCAGGGTCATAGTGGGTTAGGAACACAGCTAGGCCAGGCTCCGGGtgtcctgcccacccccagcaaGCACTTGGGGGCTGGGGCTGTGTGTTGGGCCAGAGTCTGCCCCGCCTGCTTAcatccctgcctctggctcccagATCTGGCTGACGGCGCTGTGCCTCGTGCTGGTCTTCACAGTCACTCTGTCCGTGTTTCCTGCAATCACGGCCATGGTGACCAGCTCCACCAGTCCTGGGAAGTGGAGTGAGTGCTGGGAAGCAgaagagggcaagggagagggagggaggagggaggaagagggaagaaggagacggaaggagggggatccctgggtggcgcagcggtttggcgcctgcctttggcccagggcgcgatcctggagacacgggatcgaatcccacatcaggctccctgcgtggagcctgcttcttcctctgcctgtgtctctgcctctctctctctctgtgtgactatcatgaaaaaataaataaaattaaaaaaaaaaaaaaggagacggAAGGAGGGACCAGGATGAGCCCTGTTTCTCTCCCAGGTCGGTTCTTCAACCCCATCTGCTGCTTCCTTCTCTTCAACATCATGGACTGGGTGGGACGGAGCCTGACCTCCTACTTCCTGTGGGTGAGCATACCTCTGGGCTGGGAGTATCTGATGATTTCAGGAAGAAGTTGGGGATCAGAGGATGTGAAAGAGCACAGAAAAGTGATTTCCCAAAAGTCTGACCATTTTAGGTCTGGCAATATAACAGCTGGCCTAGTGATAGTGAGCACCTGGCCCTGGAGGTATACAAGCCAGGGCttggactgtgagctccttgaaagCAGAAGTCATGACCTATGTCCCCAGCTTCCAGCCCAGGACCTGGGCCTCGGTGCTCAGCCTAGACTGTTGCATGGAGATTTCTATAACATGTGAGAGGTTGGACAAGACTCCTAGTGTTTGATTTTACTCATGGGTGCTGCTTCTTTAAATGAAATCTTCCAAGGAGATATAACAAAGTAGATCAAAGAggagctgctctgatccaggctGGCATGGGGCCCTGGATCCTCAGCTTCCAACTCCATTCAGCAACACCATCTGCCCCAAAGGGGTCTGTGGAACCCCCAGGGGTACTTGGAGGAACCCTGCTTGAAAACCAGAGATGCTATCTAAGGTCTCTTCCAGTTCAGCCATGGAGAGAGCCTAAGCTGGAGATGAGAAGGGGCAGAGGCTAGCCCCAGACCAGTCCTTGATTGCTGAAGGGCCTTCCCAGCCCCTCACTGGAGGCCTAAGCAAGCCCTGGGCCCTCACTGGCTCATGTAGAGTAGGAAGTCAGGGGAAGTGACAGAGTCTATCTGGGGTGGGCTCCCAGGGACTGCCCTCACCCGGGTGTCTGCCATAGCCAGATGAGGACAGCCGGCTATTGCCGCTGCTTGTCTGCCTGCGTGTCCTGTTCGTGCCGCTCTTCATGCTGTGCCACGTGCCCGAGAGGTCCCGGCTGCCCATCCTCTTCCCACAGGATGCCTACTTCATCACTTTCATGCTGCTTTTCGCTGTTTCCAACGGCTACCTGATGTCCCTTACCATGTGCCTGGCGCCCAGGTCTGGGGGTCAAGAGGGAgggcctgggagtggggaggtgggcTTGCTCTTTGAGGTGGACAGCCTATAAGAGGGGGACCCTTCTGCTTCTGGCCAGCCCAGCACTAGCTGTCTCTAGGCGTCGCAGTCAGATCAGGCTCTAACCTGAGCTGGCcccagggcaggagctggggggagTTCCTGCCAACGAAGTAGTCCAGGCACTGCTTCTAGGGCCTCCTCTCTGGGTGTGTTTCCCCAGCTGTGAAATCGACGGGTTGAGCTATCATTCCTTAGGGCCCAGCTACACCCAGAATCCTCAGTTGAAGGGTAGCTAAGGTcttttgttgttgtggtggtggtggtggtggtggtggttgttttggGGGGTAGCTAAGGTCTTGATCGAAAGTGGGGGTTCATGGGCTATTTACTCCAGGGACAATGGAGTTGAGAATCCAGAGACAGAAGAGGTGACAGGGAGGACCAGGCTGGGGACATTTTGTTGCAGGGGAAGGCAGTGGAATCTAGAATTCCATTCTACTGGGCCTGTGAGGCCTGAGAGGTGTCCTTGGCAGTAGTCttattttatagatcaggaaaatgaaattggGAGAGGGCCGAATTATGGTAACTCAGAGGTTGGGGCAGCCCAGACGAGGATTCAAGCATCCTGTtacaagaggggcagagggcactGGGGCGGGGTCCAGGTTTGGCCTGGTCTTTCCTAAGAGCTCCTACTCCTGTGTGTTCTAGGCAAGTGCTGCCACATGAGAGGGAGGTGGCTGGCACCCTCATGACCTTCTTCTTGGCCCTGGGGCTCTCCTGTGGAGctgctttctccttcctcttcaagGCGCTGCTCTGAAGTGCTCTGTCCAGGGCTCACC is a window of Vulpes lagopus strain Blue_001 chromosome 11, ASM1834538v1, whole genome shotgun sequence DNA encoding:
- the SLC29A2 gene encoding equilibrative nucleoside transporter 2 isoform X2, with the protein product MARGDAPQDSYHLVGISFFILGLGTLLPWNFFITAIPYFQGRLAGANTTTGALDTNHTGLADTFNFNNWVTLLSQLPLLLFTLLNSLLYQCIPEMVRILGSLLVILLLFALTAALVKVDMSPGPFFSITMASVWFINSFCAVLQGSLFGQLGTMPSTYSTLFLSGQGLAGIFAALAMLMSMASGVDAQTSALGYFITPCVGIFVSIVCYLSLPHLEFARYYLAKKPSQAQGQELETKAELLQSDEKNGIPNSPQKVALTLDLDAEKDPELEPEEPQKPEKPSVFIVFQKIWLTALCLVLVFTVTLSVFPAITAMVTSSTSPGKWSRFFNPICCFLLFNIMDWVGRSLTSYFLWDAYFITFMLLFAVSNGYLMSLTMCLAPRQVLPHEREVAGTLMTFFLALGLSCGAAFSFLFKALL
- the SLC29A2 gene encoding equilibrative nucleoside transporter 2 isoform X3 produces the protein MARGDAPQDSYHLVGISFFILGLGTLLPWNFFITAIPYFQGRLAGANTTTGALDTNHTGLADTFNFNNWVTLLSQLPLLLFTLLNSLLYQCIPEMVRILGSLLVILLLFALTAALVKVDMSPGPFFSITMASVWFINSFCAVLQGSLFGQLGTMPSTYSTLFLSGQGLAGIFAALAMLMSMASGVDAQTSALGYFITPCVGIFVSIVCYLSLPHLEFARYYLAKKPSQAQGQELETKAELLQSDEKNGIPNSPQKVALTLDLDAEKDPELEPEEPQKPEKPSVFIVFQKIWLTALCLVLVFTVTLSVFPAITAMVTSSTSPGKWSRFFNPICCFLLFNIMDWVGRSLTSYFLWMRTAGYCRCLSACVSCSCRSSCCATCPRGPGCPSSSHRMPTSSLSCCFSLFPTAT
- the SLC29A2 gene encoding equilibrative nucleoside transporter 2 isoform X1 yields the protein MARGDAPQDSYHLVGISFFILGLGTLLPWNFFITAIPYFQGRLAGANTTTGALDTNHTGLADTFNFNNWVTLLSQLPLLLFTLLNSLLYQCIPEMVRILGSLLVILLLFALTAALVKVDMSPGPFFSITMASVWFINSFCAVLQGSLFGQLGTMPSTYSTLFLSGQGLAGIFAALAMLMSMASGVDAQTSALGYFITPCVGIFVSIVCYLSLPHLEFARYYLAKKPSQAQGQELETKAELLQSDEKNGIPNSPQKVALTLDLDAEKDPELEPEEPQKPEKPSVFIVFQKIWLTALCLVLVFTVTLSVFPAITAMVTSSTSPGKWSRFFNPICCFLLFNIMDWVGRSLTSYFLWPDEDSRLLPLLVCLRVLFVPLFMLCHVPERSRLPILFPQDAYFITFMLLFAVSNGYLMSLTMCLAPRQVLPHEREVAGTLMTFFLALGLSCGAAFSFLFKALL
- the SLC29A2 gene encoding equilibrative nucleoside transporter 2 isoform X4; protein product: MPTLLLLVSSIPEMVRILGSLLVILLLFALTAALVKVDMSPGPFFSITMASVWFINSFCAVLQGSLFGQLGTMPSTYSTLFLSGQGLAGIFAALAMLMSMASGVDAQTSALGYFITPCVGIFVSIVCYLSLPHLEFARYYLAKKPSQAQGQELETKAELLQSDEKNGIPNSPQKVALTLDLDAEKDPELEPEEPQKPEKPSVFIVFQKIWLTALCLVLVFTVTLSVFPAITAMVTSSTSPGKWSRFFNPICCFLLFNIMDWVGRSLTSYFLWPDEDSRLLPLLVCLRVLFVPLFMLCHVPERSRLPILFPQDAYFITFMLLFAVSNGYLMSLTMCLAPRQVLPHEREVAGTLMTFFLALGLSCGAAFSFLFKALL